From a region of the Hymenobacter jejuensis genome:
- a CDS encoding efflux RND transporter periplasmic adaptor subunit → MKNNRLLYILLIILAVGLAGFVVAKKKGLIGQPAGKEVIVSKAAAADIVEKVSASGKVQPETEVKISPDVSGEIIELYVHEGDSVKKGQLLLRIRPDNYQAMVNQQSAVVGSQRANVAQTQARLQQLIANARQTELSFRRNASLYKQKVISQADYEASKAAYDASQEELNSARQSIRAAQSNVASAQASLEEARKNLNKTTIYAPVSGTVSKLNVEKGERVVGTSQMAGTEIMRIANLNSMEVRVNVNENDVSSVNLGDSVEVEVDAYASKDEKFRGIVTSIANTAKDALTAEAVTEFEVRIRLLPESYRHLLRTVAGRTVVPFRPGMTASVDIITDRKNDVLSVPLAAVTTRIDSTLLPGAGSPQQGGGVRVSRGAPAAPESSAKPAAKPDIQEVVFVVRNGKAVMTTVKTGISDFANIEILSGLKAGDEVVSGPFQVLNPASKTSLKDGTAVVVKDAKTINKAALKEDSSS, encoded by the coding sequence ATGAAAAACAATCGTTTACTCTACATTCTGCTGATTATCCTGGCCGTGGGGCTAGCGGGCTTTGTTGTCGCGAAAAAGAAAGGCTTGATAGGTCAACCTGCTGGTAAAGAGGTGATTGTGTCGAAGGCAGCCGCCGCCGACATTGTGGAGAAGGTGAGCGCTTCGGGCAAGGTGCAGCCCGAAACCGAAGTGAAGATCTCGCCCGACGTATCCGGCGAGATTATCGAGCTGTATGTGCACGAAGGCGATTCGGTCAAGAAAGGCCAACTGCTGCTGCGCATTCGCCCCGATAACTACCAAGCTATGGTGAATCAGCAGTCGGCCGTGGTGGGCAGTCAGCGGGCCAACGTGGCCCAGACGCAGGCCCGCCTGCAACAGCTGATCGCCAACGCCCGGCAGACCGAGTTGAGCTTCCGCCGCAACGCGTCGCTCTACAAGCAAAAGGTGATTTCGCAGGCCGACTATGAAGCCAGCAAAGCCGCCTACGATGCCAGTCAGGAAGAGCTAAACAGCGCCCGCCAGAGCATCCGGGCCGCGCAAAGCAACGTGGCTAGTGCGCAGGCCTCGCTGGAAGAAGCCCGCAAGAACTTGAATAAGACCACGATATATGCTCCCGTAAGTGGCACGGTTTCGAAACTGAATGTGGAAAAAGGCGAACGCGTGGTAGGTACTTCGCAAATGGCCGGTACCGAAATCATGCGCATTGCCAACCTCAATTCGATGGAGGTACGCGTGAATGTGAACGAAAACGACGTGAGCAGTGTGAACCTTGGCGATTCGGTAGAGGTAGAGGTGGACGCGTATGCCAGCAAGGACGAGAAGTTCCGGGGCATCGTGACCAGCATTGCTAACACCGCTAAGGATGCCCTAACGGCCGAAGCGGTAACTGAGTTTGAGGTGCGGATTCGGTTGCTGCCTGAGTCGTACCGTCACCTCCTGCGTACCGTAGCCGGCCGCACTGTAGTGCCGTTTCGCCCCGGCATGACGGCCTCCGTTGACATCATTACGGACCGCAAAAACGACGTGTTAAGTGTGCCACTGGCCGCCGTCACTACCCGCATCGACAGCACTTTGCTGCCCGGTGCGGGTAGTCCACAGCAGGGTGGAGGCGTGCGGGTCAGTCGGGGCGCTCCAGCTGCTCCGGAGTCATCTGCTAAGCCTGCTGCCAAACCCGACATACAGGAGGTGGTATTTGTCGTGCGCAACGGCAAAGCCGTAATGACTACCGTGAAAACCGGCATCAGCGACTTCGCCAACATCGAGATTCTCAGTGGCTTAAAAGCTGGCGATGAAGTGGTGAGCGGCCCTTTCCAAGTGCTGAACCCCGCTTCCAAAACAAGCCTGAAAGATGGCACAGCCGTAGTCGTTAAGGATGCCAAGACCATCAACAAAGCGGCGTTGAAAGAGGATTCTTCGAGTTAA
- a CDS encoding glycosyltransferase family 39 protein, whose protein sequence is MKESILPPLDKKTILKPVSQGTSINKWEYLLPGAAVASLLLSCVIISFKKYYWNDELFSYYMTSEPSLGRMLAAFHDKLNNTPLLYFLLGWGWDKLFGSAELSLRLFSSLGMAAALLLTWATLRRTYALWATATGTLLVFCTSKVILNQNAEARMYGLFLALSALAILFYDTYYRNQKLSNKQLLLNFCVHAAIIHTHLFGGFYSAAILLAFIITDRLLNIYRPKLYLSILLSWITFVFYLPSFLIQADAGKPRTWLPKPNYLDLLSIYNIKNARFIDKYFLIGFVMIIAFFLLLQITKSKAAFIRNLKINYSELPILVIGSILILVPFAIWVISLTIKPIFYDRYMIPSSLGWVIFIAFIFSKIPPVQAGISKERAFSIISIISLIFICLLIIHPLSKAYSFRKQNRPGAADMTSEIGRKYASLPKVVTSAGGFLEHNFYAPDRLNYFFILDWEAAIDPNSGNFPPQGYKHMEAWKRNFPQFFQHNVVSSEDFLSKHDRFLVLDYPDYLKKCPVDRPDNRLIFLQEKEDIDCPQWVELRLLKNKNYKVTFLSNKNWYSILLVEKLKSPNQ, encoded by the coding sequence ATGAAAGAAAGTATACTCCCCCCTTTAGATAAGAAAACTATTCTGAAGCCTGTTAGCCAAGGTACTTCCATCAATAAGTGGGAATATTTGTTGCCTGGAGCCGCAGTAGCCTCCTTACTACTAAGCTGCGTCATAATATCTTTTAAAAAGTACTACTGGAACGACGAGTTGTTTTCGTACTACATGACGTCGGAGCCCTCGCTGGGGCGCATGCTGGCCGCCTTCCACGACAAGCTCAACAACACGCCCCTGCTCTACTTCCTGCTCGGCTGGGGCTGGGACAAGCTGTTCGGCTCCGCCGAACTCTCCCTGCGCCTGTTCTCCTCGCTGGGCATGGCCGCCGCCCTGCTGCTGACCTGGGCCACGCTGCGCCGCACCTACGCGCTGTGGGCCACGGCCACCGGCACCCTGCTCGTCTTCTGTACGTCCAAGGTGATCCTTAACCAGAATGCTGAGGCGAGGATGTATGGCTTGTTTTTAGCCCTTAGCGCTCTAGCAATTTTATTCTACGATACTTATTATAGGAACCAAAAGCTTTCGAATAAACAACTATTGCTCAATTTCTGTGTTCACGCAGCCATTATTCACACGCATCTGTTTGGGGGCTTCTACAGCGCCGCTATTCTACTGGCCTTCATTATAACTGACAGACTATTAAATATTTACCGCCCTAAGCTCTATCTATCCATACTACTAAGCTGGATTACTTTCGTCTTTTACCTGCCTTCTTTTCTTATTCAAGCCGACGCCGGCAAGCCCCGCACTTGGCTACCCAAGCCTAATTATCTAGATTTATTAAGTATATATAATATAAAAAACGCAAGGTTCATTGACAAGTATTTTCTAATTGGCTTCGTAATGATCATCGCCTTTTTCCTTCTCTTGCAGATAACCAAATCAAAGGCGGCATTCATCAGGAATCTAAAAATTAATTATTCTGAACTTCCTATCTTAGTAATAGGGTCGATTCTTATTCTGGTTCCCTTTGCTATATGGGTAATATCCCTAACCATAAAGCCTATATTCTATGACCGCTATATGATTCCTAGCTCCTTAGGTTGGGTAATTTTTATCGCATTTATATTTTCTAAAATCCCCCCGGTACAGGCTGGGATTTCAAAAGAAAGAGCATTTAGTATTATCTCTATTATTTCCCTGATATTTATATGTCTACTTATTATTCATCCATTAAGCAAGGCTTATTCCTTTAGAAAACAGAACCGTCCTGGCGCTGCTGATATGACGTCTGAAATAGGGCGTAAGTATGCCTCTCTGCCCAAAGTAGTTACGTCGGCAGGTGGGTTTTTAGAGCATAATTTTTACGCCCCCGATAGACTGAACTATTTCTTTATTCTGGATTGGGAAGCTGCAATAGATCCTAACAGTGGCAATTTTCCCCCTCAAGGATATAAGCATATGGAGGCCTGGAAACGCAATTTTCCGCAGTTTTTCCAGCATAATGTCGTAAGCAGTGAAGACTTCCTCAGCAAGCATGACCGCTTTCTGGTCCTCGACTACCCCGACTATCTGAAGAAATGCCCGGTAGATCGTCCGGATAACCGGTTAATTTTCTTGCAGGAGAAAGAAGATATTGACTGCCCACAGTGGGTTGAGCTACGACTATTAAAAAACAAAAATTATAAAGTCACTTTTCTAAGCAACAAGAATTGGTATTCGATTTTACTGGTTGAAAAGCTGAAATCTCCTAATCAATAG
- a CDS encoding glycosyltransferase family protein: MTSEPSLGRMLAAFHDKLNNTPLLYFLLGWGWDKLFGSAELSLRLFSSLGMAAALLLTWATLRRTYALWATATGTLLVFCTSQVILNQNAEARMYGLFLALSAMAFLLYDNFYRNTTISYKFLIINALVHVAIIHTHLFGGFYSGAILVAFFATDRVLKLYRPKLYLTILLSWISVVFYLPSFLIQADAGKPRTWIPAPDFVDLLDIYNLTKPTWIGRRFLLFIALVLFIYLIRKGNIKKLIKNINILNTEIPVLIFGFCLLIVPIAIWIISLTIKPIFYDRYMIPSAIGWVILFSFVASKTVFSKKNISAISNNPALLLAPILALTFTVTYPIIFAKGFRKQNYPGTTDMLPEIAKKYAHLPKVVTSSGTFLERNYYAPDRLNYFFILDWKSAVDPNSGTFPPQSYKHMEAWKRNFPQFFQDNVVTSEDFLSHHDRFLVIDYPDYLKRCPLKHAGLHVTDLWTNYLECPQWVEVRLLNDKNYKVTFLSNEYWFSILLVEKIKPNL, from the coding sequence ATGACGTCGGAGCCCTCGCTGGGGCGCATGCTGGCCGCCTTCCACGACAAGCTCAACAACACGCCCCTGCTCTACTTCCTGCTCGGCTGGGGCTGGGACAAGCTGTTCGGCTCCGCCGAACTCTCCCTGCGCCTGTTCTCCTCGCTGGGCATGGCCGCCGCCCTGCTGCTGACCTGGGCCACGCTGCGCCGCACCTACGCGCTGTGGGCCACGGCCACCGGCACCCTGCTCGTCTTCTGTACGTCACAAGTAATTCTTAATCAGAATGCTGAGGCGAGGATGTACGGGCTATTTCTGGCGCTGAGCGCAATGGCTTTCCTGCTCTACGATAACTTCTACAGAAACACCACAATTTCATATAAATTTCTGATAATCAATGCGTTAGTCCATGTAGCCATTATTCATACGCATCTGTTTGGGGGCTTCTACAGCGGGGCCATTTTGGTGGCTTTTTTCGCCACCGACAGAGTGCTGAAGCTTTATCGGCCCAAACTTTACCTCACCATACTACTAAGCTGGATATCAGTTGTTTTCTATCTCCCTTCTTTCCTCATTCAAGCCGATGCCGGCAAACCCCGCACCTGGATTCCGGCACCTGACTTCGTCGACTTATTGGATATCTATAACCTAACCAAACCTACTTGGATCGGCAGACGCTTTTTACTTTTTATTGCGTTGGTATTGTTCATCTATTTAATAAGAAAAGGCAATATCAAGAAATTAATTAAAAACATAAATATTTTAAATACTGAAATACCTGTTTTGATTTTTGGGTTTTGCTTACTCATCGTCCCAATTGCTATATGGATAATTTCCCTAACCATAAAACCTATATTCTATGATCGCTACATGATTCCCAGTGCTATTGGCTGGGTAATTTTGTTTTCCTTTGTCGCCTCCAAAACTGTATTTAGCAAAAAAAATATTTCCGCTATCTCAAATAATCCTGCGCTTTTATTAGCACCTATTCTTGCATTAACTTTTACGGTTACGTATCCGATAATATTTGCAAAAGGATTTAGAAAGCAAAACTACCCCGGCACAACAGACATGCTACCTGAGATTGCCAAGAAGTATGCACACCTTCCGAAGGTTGTAACTTCTTCGGGCACTTTTTTAGAGCGCAATTATTATGCTCCCGATAGACTAAACTATTTCTTTATTCTGGATTGGAAATCTGCAGTTGACCCCAATAGCGGCACCTTCCCTCCGCAATCCTACAAACATATGGAGGCCTGGAAACGCAATTTTCCGCAGTTTTTCCAAGACAATGTCGTAACCAGCGAAGACTTCCTCAGCCACCACGATCGCTTTTTGGTAATTGATTATCCTGATTATCTTAAAAGATGCCCATTGAAGCACGCCGGATTGCACGTCACCGATTTATGGACTAATTATTTAGAATGCCCCCAGTGGGTTGAAGTGCGTTTGTTAAACGATAAAAACTACAAAGTAACTTTTCTCAGTAATGAATACTGGTTTTCCATCCTGTTGGTTGAAAAGATAAAGCCTAATTTATAG
- a CDS encoding glycosyltransferase, whose translation MNEVIEVLGKREQFRDHYWLNRDPILKDRLLWRAQSFRHLIHLLPGQSILELGCGQGLLTPKLVQVSRGENPITSVTFLEALPQTPEESGNVEFMSLANSTEQLEGREFDFIIAMDLLDKSNCSWLLQQAYKLLKPGGEIIFYESNPWNPFLRINRVVSGLLGKKDQRRLISRPDLYELISEIGFVRVFSVFNDFAYAPLTANGSWFLQNISILLENMPFVRTLAGSILLHAQKPPRTVPLPTVSLCDHPELYNAVSVVVPCHNEEMNLRPLVSRLLDLYGDYLYEIVLVDDNSRDNTKQVITELAEQYPLITPVFRTPPNGVGRAIMDGYRAATGKYILSMDCDFQHLLPDLRDIFDGAAEGYDVVIGSRFSRRSVLLNYPFQKIAANRGFHFLARIILRTKFRDVTNNLKLLRREVVEKMELTQPGFSINAETGLLPILMGFTFKEVPISWINRTPDMGVSSFKLVKVGGGYWQVLYRLWMKKMFKNKEYYSATTLGKSKGLVAEKATL comes from the coding sequence ATGAACGAAGTAATAGAAGTTTTGGGCAAGCGCGAGCAGTTTCGGGACCACTATTGGCTCAATCGCGATCCCATTCTGAAAGACCGCCTGTTGTGGCGGGCCCAATCGTTCCGCCACCTAATTCATCTATTACCCGGCCAATCCATTCTGGAGCTGGGCTGCGGGCAGGGGTTGCTGACGCCCAAGCTGGTGCAGGTTTCCAGGGGCGAGAACCCAATCACTTCGGTCACTTTTTTAGAAGCCCTGCCCCAAACACCCGAAGAGTCTGGTAACGTGGAGTTTATGAGCTTAGCAAACTCCACTGAGCAATTGGAAGGGCGCGAGTTCGACTTCATTATCGCCATGGATTTGCTCGACAAATCCAACTGTTCCTGGCTGCTTCAGCAAGCTTACAAATTGCTCAAGCCGGGTGGCGAGATTATTTTTTATGAGAGCAATCCCTGGAACCCATTCCTGAGAATCAACCGGGTCGTTTCCGGCCTGTTGGGCAAAAAAGACCAACGGCGCCTGATCAGTCGCCCTGATTTGTACGAATTGATCTCCGAAATTGGCTTTGTGCGGGTGTTCTCGGTGTTCAATGACTTTGCCTACGCTCCGCTCACGGCCAACGGCTCGTGGTTTCTGCAAAACATATCGATTCTGCTGGAAAATATGCCCTTCGTGCGCACGTTGGCCGGCTCCATCCTGCTGCACGCCCAGAAACCACCGCGCACCGTACCACTGCCGACGGTCTCTCTATGCGACCATCCGGAGTTATATAATGCTGTGTCCGTGGTAGTTCCCTGCCACAACGAAGAAATGAACCTCCGGCCGCTGGTGAGCCGGCTCCTGGACCTGTATGGCGATTACCTGTACGAAATCGTGCTCGTGGACGACAACAGCCGTGACAACACGAAGCAAGTGATTACCGAGCTGGCCGAGCAATACCCGCTGATTACGCCGGTGTTCCGCACTCCACCCAACGGCGTCGGCCGGGCCATTATGGACGGGTACCGGGCCGCTACAGGCAAGTACATTTTGTCCATGGACTGCGATTTTCAGCATTTATTGCCCGATCTACGGGATATTTTCGACGGCGCAGCCGAAGGCTATGATGTGGTGATTGGCAGCCGGTTTTCGCGGCGCAGCGTGTTGCTGAACTATCCCTTCCAAAAGATTGCGGCCAACCGCGGGTTTCATTTCCTGGCGCGCATCATCTTGCGCACCAAATTCCGCGACGTAACCAACAACCTGAAATTACTTCGCCGGGAAGTCGTGGAGAAGATGGAGCTAACTCAGCCGGGCTTTTCAATAAACGCCGAAACCGGGTTGCTGCCTATTCTGATGGGATTTACCTTCAAGGAAGTGCCTATTTCCTGGATCAACCGCACGCCCGATATGGGTGTCTCCTCTTTTAAACTAGTGAAAGTAGGTGGTGGCTATTGGCAGGTATTATACCGGCTTTGGATGAAGAAAATGTTTAAGAATAAAGAATATTATTCTGCTACGACCTTAGGAAAATCAAAAGGCTTAGTAGCAGAAAAAGCAACCTTATAG
- a CDS encoding NAD-dependent epimerase/dehydratase family protein gives MRKLLVTGSSGLIGSEVAVHFAERGWQIYGLDNNQRAVFFGPQGDTRWNQSRLAIQLGSAFHHHELDIRDRQGVLKLLKDIRPDAIVHTAAQPSHDRAAAIPFDDFDTNAIGTLNLLEAVRQACPESPFVHMSTNKVYGDRPNTITLTELETRWDYADPDYADGIAESFSIDQSKHSLFGASKVAADVMVQEYGRYFGIPTCCLRGGCLTGPNHSGVELHGFLSYLVKCNLEGREYKVFGYKGKQVRDNIHSHDVARFIEAFINTPRVAEVYNLGGGRANSCSIWEAFKLVEKFSGKSQVYTYVDENRIGDHICYISNLAKMREHYPSWDISVSLEETVHQIYKASSQRIEQLN, from the coding sequence GTGAGAAAATTACTAGTCACCGGGTCGTCGGGCTTAATTGGGTCGGAGGTTGCTGTTCATTTTGCAGAGCGCGGGTGGCAGATATATGGTCTTGACAACAACCAGCGCGCCGTTTTCTTTGGGCCGCAGGGCGATACCCGCTGGAACCAAAGCCGGCTGGCCATTCAGCTCGGTAGCGCGTTTCACCACCACGAGCTTGATATCCGTGACCGCCAAGGCGTCCTGAAGCTTTTAAAAGACATTCGGCCCGATGCTATTGTGCACACTGCGGCACAACCTTCTCACGACCGCGCCGCGGCCATTCCCTTCGATGATTTCGACACCAACGCTATCGGTACGCTCAATTTGCTGGAGGCCGTGCGCCAGGCCTGCCCCGAGTCGCCTTTTGTGCACATGTCGACTAACAAAGTCTACGGCGACCGCCCGAACACCATCACCCTGACCGAGTTGGAAACCCGCTGGGATTATGCTGACCCAGACTACGCCGACGGCATTGCCGAAAGTTTTTCCATCGACCAGTCGAAACACTCGCTTTTTGGGGCTTCCAAAGTAGCCGCCGACGTGATGGTGCAAGAGTACGGCCGGTATTTTGGCATACCAACTTGCTGTCTCAGAGGCGGTTGTCTTACCGGCCCGAATCACTCCGGCGTTGAGCTGCACGGGTTTCTGAGCTACTTGGTGAAATGCAACCTCGAAGGCCGCGAATACAAAGTATTTGGCTACAAAGGCAAGCAGGTCCGCGACAACATTCACTCCCACGATGTGGCCCGCTTCATCGAGGCCTTCATCAATACCCCGCGCGTAGCGGAAGTGTATAACCTAGGCGGCGGCCGCGCCAACTCCTGCTCGATTTGGGAAGCCTTCAAGCTCGTGGAAAAGTTTTCCGGCAAGTCTCAGGTGTACACCTACGTCGATGAAAACCGCATCGGCGACCACATCTGCTACATTTCCAACCTCGCCAAGATGCGGGAGCACTATCCGTCGTGGGATATCTCCGTTTCCTTGGAAGAAACCGTGCACCAGATTTACAAAGCTTCTAGCCAGCGAATAGAACAGCTGAATTAA
- a CDS encoding NAD(P)H-dependent glycerol-3-phosphate dehydrogenase, with translation MSKIAVIGGGSWATALTKILSENGAQVGWWLRHKEDVQHLLRTRHNARYLSSVAFDLDKVLPSSDLEEVVEAAEWVVLAVPAAFVQNALEKLDRDDLKHKRVISAIKGMIPSKNVLVTDYVAERFRLPHERLGIVAGPCHAEEVALEKQSYLTIGAWDMALAEDFCQLLRNRYVKASPMLDLDGIEYCAVMKNIIALTCGIAHGLGYGDNFQAVLVSNAVQEIRRFVHAVNPQPRDLSASAYLGDLLVTAYSQFSRNRTFGSMIGRGYSVKSAQLEMNMVAEGYYAVKSIHELNKKLLVNMPIALAAYRILYEKVAPAVEIELLKEKFR, from the coding sequence ATGTCCAAGATCGCCGTGATTGGCGGTGGCTCCTGGGCCACAGCATTAACCAAAATTCTCTCTGAAAACGGGGCCCAGGTAGGCTGGTGGCTGCGCCACAAAGAGGATGTACAGCACTTGCTGCGTACCCGCCACAACGCACGCTACCTTTCGTCGGTCGCCTTCGATCTGGACAAAGTGCTTCCCTCGTCTGATCTGGAGGAAGTGGTGGAGGCTGCGGAATGGGTGGTGCTGGCCGTGCCCGCCGCGTTTGTGCAAAATGCCCTCGAGAAGCTTGACCGCGACGACCTGAAGCACAAACGCGTTATTTCGGCCATCAAGGGCATGATTCCCAGCAAAAACGTGCTCGTTACCGACTATGTAGCCGAGCGTTTTCGGCTGCCCCACGAGCGGCTGGGCATTGTGGCCGGCCCATGCCACGCCGAAGAAGTAGCCTTGGAAAAGCAAAGCTACCTGACCATTGGCGCGTGGGATATGGCCTTGGCTGAGGACTTCTGCCAGCTGCTGCGCAACCGCTATGTGAAGGCGTCGCCCATGCTGGATCTGGACGGAATTGAGTACTGCGCCGTGATGAAAAACATCATTGCCCTGACCTGCGGCATTGCCCACGGCTTGGGCTACGGCGACAATTTTCAGGCCGTGCTGGTGAGCAATGCCGTGCAGGAAATTCGGCGCTTTGTGCACGCCGTTAATCCGCAGCCGCGCGACTTGTCGGCCTCGGCCTACCTCGGCGATCTGCTGGTGACGGCGTATTCGCAGTTTTCGCGCAACCGCACGTTCGGCAGCATGATCGGGCGGGGCTATTCGGTGAAGTCGGCGCAGCTGGAAATGAACATGGTGGCCGAAGGCTACTACGCCGTGAAAAGCATTCACGAGCTCAACAAAAAGCTGCTGGTGAACATGCCGATTGCTCTGGCTGCGTATCGCATTCTGTATGAGAAGGTTGCGCCCGCGGTAGAAATCGAGTTGCTGAAGGAAAAATTCAGGTAA